From a single Candidatus Sysuiplasma acidicola genomic region:
- a CDS encoding TIGR00296 family protein, producing the protein MLSDEEGRMAVRYAREVVDSTVSTGSYRSPHMKLTQAFSAKTGAFVTLTTHPEGRLRGCIGYSDPVFELKLALLNAAAEAAVGDPRFEPVTASELPQLIVEVSVLTTPEHLAVKTPWELPGKINVGRDGLIVERGRFRGLLLPQVAVEEGWSSEEFLCQTCWKAELPENSWKEANTKVFRFEAEVFHELEPHGDIERKHL; encoded by the coding sequence ATGCTGAGCGATGAAGAAGGCCGTATGGCTGTCAGGTATGCGAGGGAAGTCGTAGACAGCACTGTGAGCACCGGGAGCTACAGATCCCCGCATATGAAACTCACACAGGCGTTTTCAGCCAAAACGGGTGCTTTCGTCACGCTGACAACGCACCCGGAAGGAAGGCTGCGGGGATGCATAGGCTATTCAGATCCCGTCTTTGAGCTGAAGCTGGCACTGCTCAATGCGGCGGCGGAGGCTGCCGTGGGTGACCCGCGTTTCGAACCCGTAACTGCATCGGAGCTTCCTCAGCTGATTGTTGAAGTGAGTGTCCTCACCACCCCGGAGCATCTTGCCGTGAAGACGCCGTGGGAACTTCCGGGGAAAATAAATGTGGGGAGGGACGGCCTCATCGTCGAACGCGGCAGGTTCAGGGGACTGCTCCTTCCGCAGGTGGCCGTGGAAGAGGGCTGGTCCAGCGAGGAGTTCCTGTGCCAGACATGCTGGAAAGCCGAATTGCCGGAAAATTCATGGAAGGAAGCGAATACAAAGGTGTTCAGGTTCGAGGCCGAAGTGTTCCATGAATTGGAGCCTCATGGAGACATTGAAAGAAAACATCTCTGA
- the pyrC gene encoding dihydroorotase, producing the protein MPVAELAIDGTFYIDGMLVKTSVGINRGKIAGIRKNIEAGERKVFDNAIILPGAVDLHVHFREPGLTHKEDISTGSMAAAFGGVTCVGDMPNTIPPTTTPERVVKKTDMFREKSYVDFAIYAGLVKGVRVKELARKAAGFKLFMGSSTGDLLCEDPDLQRSLIEAAAATKKPVLVHAEDESLRNKIAENNLRDHYRSRPPECEMEAVAKLVDIAKGQHAPRIHVMHATLKEVVERKHPPNLTFEATPHHLLLDCDMHLGSKGKVNPPLRRRDERLALQRTLFSGLIDTIGSDHAPHTIEEKEDDFDYAPSGLPGVETMLPLMLNMVASGELRLEMLMKMMCEKPAEILGVSKGRILEGYDADLLVVNMKRQSIIKSEAMHSKCKWTPFEGFNGIFPQTVYLRGEELVSGGTIQGKPSGKKVAM; encoded by the coding sequence ATGCCTGTCGCGGAACTTGCAATTGACGGCACGTTTTACATTGACGGAATGCTCGTAAAGACCTCTGTGGGGATAAACAGGGGCAAGATAGCAGGCATAAGGAAGAACATCGAGGCAGGGGAGAGAAAGGTGTTTGACAACGCAATCATACTGCCCGGAGCGGTTGACCTGCACGTGCATTTCAGGGAGCCGGGACTCACTCATAAGGAGGATATTTCGACTGGCAGCATGGCTGCGGCCTTTGGCGGCGTAACGTGCGTCGGCGATATGCCAAACACCATACCTCCGACGACCACGCCGGAAAGAGTCGTAAAGAAGACAGATATGTTCAGGGAGAAGTCATACGTTGATTTCGCGATTTATGCCGGTCTCGTCAAAGGTGTGCGGGTAAAAGAGCTTGCCAGGAAGGCAGCAGGCTTTAAGCTGTTCATGGGCAGCTCCACGGGCGATCTGCTGTGTGAAGACCCCGATTTGCAGCGAAGCCTGATAGAGGCTGCGGCTGCAACAAAGAAGCCGGTGCTGGTGCATGCGGAGGACGAATCGCTCCGTAACAAGATTGCAGAGAACAATCTGCGCGATCATTACCGTTCCAGACCGCCGGAGTGTGAAATGGAAGCTGTGGCGAAGCTCGTGGACATAGCGAAGGGCCAGCATGCTCCCAGAATTCACGTAATGCATGCGACGCTCAAGGAAGTCGTGGAACGGAAGCATCCACCGAATCTGACATTTGAAGCCACACCGCATCACCTTCTGCTGGACTGCGACATGCATCTTGGTTCCAAGGGAAAGGTCAATCCTCCATTGAGGAGAAGGGATGAGCGACTGGCGCTCCAGAGGACACTGTTTTCCGGACTCATAGATACGATTGGGTCCGATCACGCGCCTCACACCATAGAGGAGAAGGAGGATGATTTTGATTACGCTCCCTCCGGGCTGCCCGGCGTGGAAACAATGCTGCCGCTGATGCTTAATATGGTGGCATCGGGAGAACTTCGCCTTGAGATGCTGATGAAGATGATGTGCGAAAAACCGGCAGAGATACTGGGAGTCAGCAAGGGCAGAATCTTGGAGGGCTATGACGCCGATCTGCTGGTCGTAAACATGAAGAGACAGTCCATAATCAAATCCGAAGCGATGCACTCAAAATGCAAGTGGACGCCATTCGAAGGATTCAACGGCATTTTTCCGCAAACTGTTTATCTGAGGGGCGAGGAACTGGTGAGCGGTGGTACCATTCAGGGAAAGCCTTCGGGAAAGAAAGTGGCGATGTGA